The following proteins are co-located in the Acinetobacter shaoyimingii genome:
- a CDS encoding 3-deoxy-7-phosphoheptulonate synthase, which translates to MNALNVALENTKKTQEVCLSLPEQLKAQLPLSDQLAQQIASHRQTIENILQAKDHRLLVIAGPCSIHDPVAVLEYAQKLKHIQAKVADQIFIVMRTYIEKPRTTVGWKGFLYDPELNNSGNMQLGLEKSRQLYLDIIALGLPISSEILNPMATGYFDDLLAWGAIGARTSESQIHREISSHMPYSIGFKNGTDGSIQIALDAIQSASNPHQFMGMSQSGLPCIISSTGNPHPHLILRGANHGPNYQLSEIEKIKAKNNGKLPALVIDCSHGNSHKDPLKQPEVLKQIIEERHLTNVRGIMLESFLVDGQQKICDHMTYGQSVTDGCLGWDKTQNLFIEVAEMLNEQLKIKRSA; encoded by the coding sequence ATGAATGCTTTAAATGTCGCTTTAGAAAATACAAAAAAAACTCAAGAAGTTTGCTTAAGCTTACCAGAGCAATTAAAAGCTCAACTCCCATTATCCGATCAACTTGCACAGCAAATTGCTTCGCATCGTCAAACCATTGAAAATATTTTACAAGCGAAAGATCATCGTTTATTGGTGATTGCTGGTCCATGTTCGATTCATGATCCTGTTGCTGTACTTGAATACGCACAAAAACTCAAACACATTCAAGCGAAGGTTGCAGATCAAATTTTCATTGTCATGCGAACTTACATAGAAAAACCACGTACAACAGTGGGTTGGAAAGGTTTTCTGTATGATCCAGAACTCAACAATTCTGGCAATATGCAATTGGGACTTGAGAAATCCCGTCAGCTTTATTTAGACATTATCGCATTGGGTTTACCTATTTCTTCTGAAATTCTAAATCCTATGGCAACAGGTTATTTCGATGATTTATTGGCTTGGGGCGCTATTGGAGCACGTACCAGCGAATCACAAATCCATCGTGAAATATCAAGTCATATGCCGTATAGCATTGGCTTCAAAAATGGTACAGATGGTTCAATTCAAATTGCCTTGGATGCGATTCAATCTGCTTCAAATCCGCATCAATTCATGGGCATGAGTCAATCAGGTTTACCGTGTATCATTAGTTCAACAGGGAATCCACATCCGCATTTGATTCTACGCGGTGCAAATCATGGTCCAAACTACCAGTTAAGCGAAATTGAGAAAATCAAAGCCAAAAACAATGGCAAGCTTCCAGCTTTAGTCATTGATTGCAGTCATGGAAATAGCCATAAAGATCCACTCAAACAACCTGAAGTGTTAAAGCAGATTATTGAAGAACGTCATTTAACCAATGTTCGCGGTATCATGCTTGAGAGCTTCTTGGTTGACGGTCAGCAAAAAATATGTGACCACATGACTTATGGACAGTCTGTGACAGATGGATGCTTAGGTTGGGATAAAACGCAGAATCTTTTCATTGAAGTTGCT
- a CDS encoding sensor domain-containing protein: MSILDLKGDSVLSQMDTSQGTGKSTAGSLSHDFKVALDLLPHLVLVIQSGIGYCNTALKNYTGVDSQNIHYSDLIKFLHPEDAEHFYNIWATAQKSGKRFEKECRIKKHDGEYFWFLLIAESHKNPHRNNEFNWTISCTNVHDRAVKLRETADLLRANSNMLDVSVDCIKILTPDGRVSHMNKSGCIALLGQEHVRQFGMDWLSLLPPEIREQGKKAIRSAAKGKNTRFAGKSISGEMTFYWDNMLTPVINEEGETTSILCVSRDVTLQRIAENKLKISSDYDDLTGLMNRRAFKATLRHAITQAKKNKTSIGMMFIDLDYFKNINDTLGHPAGDHLLRVLAKRLIKCANENTFVSRLGGDEFAVIVTNMTSTDDLQNIIQLILKQNDAPVTYSGKLINGGMSIGCAVYPKDASDVFGLMKCADTALNDLKDRGRGGYRMYDKKMLAEAELKTKQLETARMIIRENRIEPFYQPKVRLDDRSIIGFEALLRWRDHYDKIHFPGSVVEAFNDYELATKFSEIMHEKIFTDLSSWIKDGLDVVPVSINASPIEFMRDNYAELLIARLNKFNIPAHLVEIEITEHILSERGSEFVIRALEKLKTLGLRISLDDFGTGHSSMTHLRDYPVDCLKIDYAFVSCMNEENSISSIVEGIAKLGPILSLDVIAEGIETDQQLQSLRAVGCEYGQGFLFSRAIAAKYAEEMLISKVA; the protein is encoded by the coding sequence ATGAGCATTCTGGATTTGAAAGGTGATTCAGTATTAAGTCAAATGGATACATCCCAAGGAACAGGGAAGAGTACGGCAGGATCATTAAGCCATGATTTTAAGGTTGCTTTAGATTTATTGCCGCATTTGGTTTTGGTTATTCAGTCTGGCATAGGTTATTGCAATACGGCTTTAAAGAATTACACAGGCGTAGACTCACAAAATATCCACTATAGCGATCTTATTAAATTTCTACATCCAGAAGATGCTGAACATTTTTATAATATCTGGGCAACAGCTCAAAAGTCTGGCAAAAGATTTGAAAAAGAATGCCGAATTAAAAAACATGATGGTGAATATTTTTGGTTTTTACTGATCGCAGAAAGTCATAAGAATCCGCATAGGAATAATGAGTTTAATTGGACCATCAGCTGTACAAATGTGCATGATCGTGCAGTCAAACTTCGTGAAACAGCAGATTTATTGCGTGCAAACTCTAATATGTTGGATGTGAGTGTCGATTGCATCAAGATCCTTACGCCAGATGGTCGTGTTTCGCATATGAATAAATCTGGCTGCATTGCTTTGCTTGGACAAGAGCATGTTCGTCAATTTGGTATGGATTGGCTGAGTTTATTGCCTCCTGAAATTCGAGAACAAGGTAAAAAAGCGATTAGAAGTGCTGCAAAAGGCAAAAATACACGCTTTGCTGGCAAAAGTATTTCTGGTGAGATGACATTCTATTGGGACAATATGCTTACCCCAGTCATCAATGAAGAGGGTGAAACCACCAGCATTTTATGTGTGTCACGCGATGTTACTCTACAGCGAATTGCAGAAAATAAACTTAAAATTTCCAGTGATTATGATGATCTGACAGGTTTAATGAATCGTCGTGCATTCAAAGCCACCTTAAGACACGCCATTACGCAAGCGAAGAAAAATAAAACCAGTATTGGAATGATGTTTATCGATTTAGATTATTTCAAAAATATCAATGACACATTGGGGCATCCAGCAGGCGATCATCTACTGCGTGTGTTGGCAAAACGTTTAATCAAATGTGCCAATGAAAATACTTTCGTCTCAAGGTTAGGTGGTGATGAGTTTGCAGTCATTGTGACCAATATGACCAGCACTGATGATTTGCAAAACATCATCCAACTCATTTTAAAACAAAATGATGCACCAGTTACCTACTCAGGAAAGTTGATTAACGGCGGTATGAGTATTGGCTGTGCTGTATATCCGAAAGATGCATCAGATGTGTTTGGTTTGATGAAATGTGCAGATACCGCACTGAACGATTTAAAAGATCGTGGGCGCGGTGGGTATCGCATGTATGATAAAAAAATGCTCGCTGAAGCTGAGTTGAAAACCAAGCAACTTGAAACAGCACGAATGATCATTCGTGAAAACAGAATCGAACCTTTTTATCAGCCTAAGGTTCGTTTAGATGATCGTAGCATCATTGGTTTTGAAGCATTATTACGTTGGCGTGATCATTACGATAAAATTCATTTCCCAGGTTCGGTTGTTGAAGCATTTAATGACTATGAATTAGCGACCAAATTTAGTGAAATCATGCATGAAAAAATCTTTACAGATTTATCAAGCTGGATCAAAGATGGTCTTGATGTTGTACCTGTTTCAATCAATGCATCACCTATTGAGTTTATGCGTGACAACTACGCAGAATTACTCATTGCACGATTGAATAAGTTTAATATTCCAGCACATTTGGTTGAAATTGAAATTACGGAACATATTCTTTCAGAACGAGGTTCAGAGTTTGTGATTCGTGCCTTGGAAAAATTAAAGACATTAGGATTACGTATTTCACTGGATGACTTTGGTACTGGCCATTCATCTATGACGCATTTACGGGACTATCCTGTCGATTGTTTAAAAATTGATTATGCCTTTGTTAGCTGTATGAATGAAGAAAATTCAATTAGTTCAATTGTTGAAGGCATTGCAAAACTTGGTCCAATTCTGTCTTTAGATGTGATTGCTGAGGGGATTGAAACAGATCAACAATTGCAAAGCTTAAGAGCTGTAGGATGTGAGTATGGTCAAGGTTTCTTGTTTAGCCGGGCGATTGCAGCCAAATATGCTGAAGAAATGTTGATTAGTAAAGTTGCATAA